One window from the genome of Rariglobus hedericola encodes:
- a CDS encoding sulfate adenylyltransferase subunit 1, which produces MTASTPAPAHQHTDQHYLAMDLLRFTTAGSVDDGKSTLIGRLLYDSKSIFEDQLDAIERATEQRGEEHLNLSLLTDGLRAEREQGITIDVAYRYFATPRRKFIVADTPGHIQYTRNMVTGASTANLAIILIDARKGVIEQTCRHSFIASLLRIPHVVVCVNKMDLVDYSEARFNEIVASYSEFASRLEIPDIKFIPISALHGDNVVDRSAKMPWYQGSALLYTLETVYIGSDVNHIDARFPVQTVIRPNTDEHHDFRGFAGRVAGGVFKVGDEIVSQPSGLTSRIKSIQGPSGDIAEAFAPMSVVMTLEDEIDVSRGDTITKANNPPHVTQDVEAMICWFSDKKLVPNGKYIIRHTTREAKSVIKAVRYKVNINTLHKAEGDLEIGMNDIGRIQLRTAVPLISDSYQRNRNTGSFILIDEFSNATVAAGMIL; this is translated from the coding sequence ATGACCGCCTCCACGCCCGCTCCCGCCCACCAGCACACCGACCAGCATTACCTCGCCATGGACCTGCTCCGTTTCACCACGGCGGGCAGCGTGGATGATGGCAAATCCACGCTCATCGGTCGTCTTCTCTACGACTCCAAGTCGATCTTCGAAGACCAACTCGACGCCATCGAGCGCGCCACCGAGCAGCGCGGCGAGGAGCATTTGAATCTCTCGCTCCTTACCGATGGTCTCCGCGCCGAGCGCGAGCAGGGCATCACCATCGACGTCGCTTATCGCTACTTCGCCACGCCGCGCCGCAAGTTCATCGTGGCCGACACACCCGGCCACATCCAATACACGCGCAACATGGTGACCGGCGCCTCCACGGCCAACCTCGCCATCATCCTGATCGATGCGCGCAAGGGCGTGATCGAGCAGACCTGCCGCCACTCGTTCATCGCTTCACTGCTGCGCATTCCGCACGTCGTGGTGTGCGTGAACAAGATGGACCTCGTCGATTATTCCGAGGCACGCTTCAACGAGATCGTCGCGTCCTACAGCGAGTTTGCCTCCCGCCTGGAGATCCCTGACATCAAGTTCATCCCGATCTCCGCGCTGCACGGCGACAACGTGGTCGATCGTTCGGCGAAGATGCCGTGGTATCAGGGCAGTGCGCTGCTCTACACGCTGGAGACCGTTTACATCGGTAGCGACGTGAACCACATCGACGCGCGTTTTCCGGTGCAGACCGTGATCCGTCCCAATACCGACGAGCACCATGATTTCCGCGGTTTCGCGGGACGCGTGGCCGGTGGTGTCTTCAAAGTCGGCGACGAGATCGTTTCGCAGCCGTCCGGTCTCACGTCGCGCATCAAGTCCATCCAGGGTCCATCGGGCGACATCGCGGAGGCGTTCGCGCCAATGTCGGTCGTGATGACGCTCGAAGACGAGATCGATGTTTCCCGCGGCGACACCATCACCAAGGCCAACAACCCGCCGCACGTCACGCAGGACGTCGAGGCGATGATCTGCTGGTTCTCCGACAAGAAACTCGTGCCGAACGGCAAATACATCATCCGCCACACCACGCGCGAAGCGAAGTCGGTCATCAAGGCCGTGCGCTACAAGGTGAACATCAATACGCTTCACAAGGCCGAGGGTGATCTCGAGATCGGTATGAACGACATCGGTCGTATCCAGTTGCGCACCGCGGTGCCGCTGATTTCCGATTCTTATCAGCGCAACCGCAACACCGGCAGCTTCATCTTGATCGACGAATTCAGCAATGCGACGGTGGCCGCCGGCATGATCCTTTGA
- the cysD gene encoding sulfate adenylyltransferase subunit CysD — protein MSSYNLTHLAQLEHEAIFIMREVAAQFEKPALLFSGGKDSIVMVRLAQKAFAPAKIPFPLVHIDTGHNFEETITFRDWLAKDTGSRLVVRYVEDSIKAGRAQEEKGPNPSRNGLQTITLLDTIEEFRYDACLGGARRDEEKARAKERFFSHRDEFGQWDPKNQRPELWNLFNGRKNVGEHFRVFPLSNWTEMDVWQYIAREKLDIPSIYFTHQREIVNRNGVLLSKSPFITLLEGEKYETRTVRYRTVGDSTCTGAVESDAADLGAIIQEVASARQTERGTRADDKRSETAMEDRKKAGYF, from the coding sequence ATGAGTTCCTACAACCTCACGCATCTCGCCCAACTCGAACACGAGGCCATCTTCATCATGCGCGAAGTCGCCGCGCAGTTCGAGAAACCCGCGCTGCTTTTCTCGGGCGGCAAGGATTCGATCGTCATGGTGCGCCTCGCACAAAAGGCCTTCGCTCCCGCCAAGATTCCGTTCCCGCTCGTCCACATCGACACCGGTCACAATTTCGAGGAGACGATCACGTTCCGCGACTGGCTCGCCAAGGATACCGGCAGCCGCCTGGTCGTTCGCTACGTGGAAGACTCCATCAAGGCCGGTCGCGCCCAGGAAGAGAAGGGGCCCAACCCGTCTCGCAACGGTCTTCAGACCATCACGCTGCTCGATACCATCGAAGAGTTTCGTTATGACGCCTGCCTCGGTGGCGCCCGCCGCGACGAGGAAAAGGCCCGCGCCAAGGAGCGTTTCTTTTCGCACCGCGACGAGTTCGGCCAGTGGGATCCGAAGAACCAGCGCCCCGAGCTCTGGAATCTGTTCAACGGACGCAAAAACGTGGGCGAACATTTCCGCGTGTTCCCGCTCTCCAACTGGACCGAGATGGATGTGTGGCAATACATCGCCCGCGAGAAGCTCGACATCCCGTCGATCTACTTCACGCACCAGCGCGAAATTGTGAATCGCAACGGCGTGCTCCTTTCCAAATCGCCTTTCATCACGCTCCTCGAAGGCGAGAAGTATGAGACCCGCACTGTGCGTTACCGCACCGTCGGTGACAGCACCTGCACCGGTGCCGTCGAGTCCGACGCCGCCGATCTCGGCGCGATCATCCAGGAAGTCGCCTCCGCGCGACAGACCGAACGCGGCACCCGTGCCGACGACAAGCGCTCCGAAACCGCCATGGAAGACCGCAAGAAGGCGGGTTATTTCTAA
- the cysC gene encoding adenylyl-sulfate kinase, which translates to MAASTPDNLYPIFDRVLGRADKEAKLKQRGRVIWLYGLSGSGKSTLAISLERQLHAEGRVTHLLDGDNVRVGLNRDLGFTDADRAENIRRIAEVAKLFVQAGVVVIAAFITPLRAHRQLARSIVGADDFLEVYVAASFETCAVRDPKGLYAKARAGGVQQFTGKDSSFEPASAEDVDALVIDTEAGPAEASLAQLHAAVVPRITFQ; encoded by the coding sequence ATGGCCGCTTCTACGCCCGACAACCTCTATCCCATTTTTGACCGCGTTCTGGGCCGGGCTGATAAAGAAGCTAAACTGAAACAGCGTGGGCGGGTGATCTGGCTCTATGGATTGTCCGGCTCGGGGAAGAGCACTTTGGCGATTTCCTTGGAGCGCCAACTTCATGCCGAGGGTCGGGTGACGCATCTGCTCGACGGCGATAACGTCCGCGTCGGTCTGAACCGTGATCTCGGGTTTACCGATGCCGATCGCGCCGAAAACATCCGCCGTATCGCGGAAGTGGCCAAGCTCTTCGTGCAGGCCGGCGTCGTGGTCATCGCGGCGTTTATCACGCCGTTGCGCGCCCATCGTCAGCTCGCGCGCTCGATCGTCGGTGCGGACGACTTCCTTGAAGTTTACGTGGCCGCATCCTTTGAAACCTGCGCCGTGCGCGATCCCAAGGGGCTCTATGCCAAGGCCCGCGCCGGTGGCGTCCAGCAGTTCACGGGCAAGGATTCTTCCTTCGAGCCTGCGTCCGCCGAGGACGTCGACGCACTCGTGATCGACACCGAAGCCGGTCCGGCCGAGGCCTCGCTGGCGCAACTTCACGCCGCGGTCGTTCCGCGCATCACTTTCCAATAA
- a CDS encoding tetratricopeptide repeat protein, with the protein MKSNLAAFRPLWAGLLVVVVLTVAGIAVRPFEQPAWEFVRSKQPALKLDSLQGALGQGVTVGLLGGFRAIVADFFWIKTNSVWEDNDLPATQTFIKLVTAIDPRPLYFWQNGSRMIAYDMPNWRISAEGGYDKVPQTRQRQIDEQQSAVALKYLNEAFGHHPDSALLYVEIANVYLNRLKDTASAAEAYRKASLQANAPYYAARIYPELLRKLGRQAEAYAWLKELYPKLPKKADPAKGITEFQVDSAMAPVVLERIRELEQELNVPDAEYFKP; encoded by the coding sequence GTGAAATCTAACCTCGCCGCTTTTCGTCCGTTGTGGGCCGGGCTGTTGGTGGTGGTCGTGCTGACCGTCGCCGGAATCGCGGTGCGTCCGTTTGAGCAACCGGCGTGGGAATTCGTGCGCAGCAAGCAACCCGCGTTGAAACTGGATTCGTTGCAGGGCGCGCTGGGGCAGGGCGTCACGGTCGGTCTGCTCGGCGGCTTCCGCGCCATCGTGGCGGATTTCTTTTGGATCAAGACGAACTCCGTTTGGGAGGATAACGATCTGCCGGCCACGCAGACCTTCATCAAGCTGGTCACGGCGATTGATCCGCGGCCGCTGTATTTCTGGCAAAACGGTTCACGCATGATCGCTTATGACATGCCCAACTGGCGCATCAGCGCCGAGGGTGGTTACGACAAGGTTCCGCAGACCCGCCAACGCCAGATCGATGAACAGCAATCCGCGGTGGCCTTGAAATACCTCAATGAAGCCTTTGGGCATCATCCGGATTCCGCGCTGCTGTATGTGGAGATCGCCAACGTTTATCTGAACCGCCTCAAGGACACCGCATCCGCCGCCGAGGCTTACCGGAAGGCGTCCTTGCAAGCGAACGCACCTTATTATGCGGCGCGCATTTATCCCGAGCTTCTGCGCAAATTGGGCCGGCAGGCCGAAGCCTATGCCTGGCTTAAGGAGCTCTATCCCAAACTGCCGAAAAAGGCGGATCCGGCCAAAGGCATCACCGAATTCCAGGTCGATTCCGCCATGGCTCCGGTAGTGTTGGAAAGAATTCGTGAATTGGAGCAGGAATTGAATGTTCCTGATGCAGAGTATTTTAAACCATAG
- a CDS encoding ABC transporter permease has product MSVTTVSTGRTVPFSLGRLGIVAGNTFLEAVRQKLFNFLLLLAVALVASAQLFREFNFGSSELKFISDFGFGAMVFFGSTLTIAATAQLFFSEIENRTALTILAKPIWRTEFIFGKFLGVFAVVGVFCALTTLLLLGLLYHRETTLMNANPDAFEGGRIIHYGDLVLMGILQWLKFGVLAAITLLIASFSNTNLYTVVMGFFVLVICHLQYLARDAYGQVAALPLRLLVQLLGYVFPNFQVFNLTDQIGIGQGIDTQVFLRVAGYAFIYIAVIGGLAVYSFRNREI; this is encoded by the coding sequence ATGAGCGTCACAACTGTATCCACCGGACGCACAGTTCCGTTTTCACTGGGCCGTCTCGGCATCGTGGCGGGTAACACCTTCCTCGAGGCCGTGCGCCAGAAGCTGTTCAACTTCCTGCTGCTCCTCGCGGTCGCCTTGGTAGCCAGCGCGCAGCTTTTCCGCGAGTTCAACTTCGGTTCGTCCGAGTTGAAGTTCATCTCCGATTTCGGTTTCGGCGCGATGGTGTTCTTCGGCTCGACGCTGACCATTGCCGCGACGGCGCAGTTGTTTTTTAGCGAGATCGAGAATCGCACTGCGCTCACCATTCTGGCGAAGCCGATCTGGCGCACGGAGTTTATCTTTGGGAAATTCCTAGGTGTGTTCGCGGTCGTAGGTGTGTTTTGCGCACTGACGACTCTCTTGCTGCTCGGGCTGTTGTATCATCGCGAGACGACGTTGATGAACGCGAATCCCGATGCGTTTGAAGGCGGGCGAATCATTCATTACGGTGACCTCGTTTTGATGGGTATCTTGCAGTGGTTGAAGTTTGGCGTGCTGGCGGCGATCACGCTGCTCATCGCCAGTTTTTCGAATACCAATCTCTACACGGTGGTCATGGGTTTCTTCGTGCTGGTGATCTGTCATCTGCAATATCTCGCTCGTGATGCCTACGGCCAGGTCGCCGCGCTGCCGCTGCGCTTGCTGGTGCAGTTGTTGGGTTACGTTTTCCCGAACTTCCAAGTGTTCAATCTGACCGACCAGATCGGCATCGGCCAAGGCATCGATACGCAGGTGTTTCTTCGCGTGGCCGGCTATGCGTTCATCTACATCGCGGTGATTGGCGGTCTCGCGGTTTACAGCTTCCGTAATCGTGAAATCTAA
- a CDS encoding ABC transporter ATP-binding protein: MTQTNPASAIEITGLTKDFALNLRGIKLRAVENLTLNVPEGQVFGLLGPNGSGKSTTIKIILGLLDPTVGECKVFGVPSGRVDSRLNVGYLPEAPYFYRYLSGEELVRFYGRICGVPKKILKDRVREVIDWVGLSGASHRRVGTYSKGMLQRIGLAQALVHDPRLIILDEPTAGVDPVGSAEISELILKLKTQGKTVLITSHLLAQIEDICDRVAILDKGKLIVEGSVNELVGVSNRQSLIVDSLPPAELEELRGWLAARGHALNAVEQPRTRLDQLFLSKVSRPQKGGDIK; this comes from the coding sequence ATGACCCAAACCAACCCCGCCTCCGCGATCGAGATCACCGGTCTGACGAAGGATTTCGCCCTTAACCTGCGCGGCATTAAGTTGCGCGCGGTCGAAAACCTCACCCTTAACGTCCCCGAGGGCCAGGTCTTCGGTCTGCTCGGGCCGAACGGGTCCGGCAAGAGCACGACCATCAAGATCATCCTCGGCTTGCTCGATCCCACCGTTGGCGAGTGCAAAGTCTTTGGTGTGCCCAGTGGCCGCGTCGATTCGCGTCTCAATGTCGGTTATCTGCCCGAGGCACCTTATTTTTATCGTTATCTGAGCGGTGAAGAACTCGTGCGGTTCTACGGGCGGATCTGCGGCGTGCCGAAAAAAATCCTCAAAGATCGTGTCCGCGAGGTCATCGATTGGGTGGGCTTGAGCGGTGCTTCGCATCGTCGCGTGGGCACTTATTCCAAGGGCATGTTGCAGCGCATCGGCCTTGCTCAGGCGCTCGTGCATGATCCGCGTCTGATCATTTTGGACGAACCGACCGCGGGTGTGGATCCGGTGGGATCGGCGGAGATTTCCGAACTCATTCTTAAACTCAAAACCCAGGGTAAAACTGTTTTGATCACCTCGCACTTGCTCGCGCAGATCGAGGACATCTGTGATCGCGTCGCTATTCTGGACAAGGGAAAGCTCATCGTGGAGGGATCGGTCAACGAACTCGTGGGCGTGAGCAACCGTCAGTCGCTCATCGTGGATTCATTGCCACCAGCCGAACTCGAGGAGTTGCGCGGATGGCTCGCGGCCCGCGGTCATGCACTGAATGCCGTCGAACAGCCGCGCACGCGACTCGATCAACTATTTCTTAGCAAAGTATCCCGTCCGCAAAAAGGAGGAGACATCAAATGA
- a CDS encoding acylphosphatase, with protein MADVHHETVYFTGHVQGVGFRYTTLQVAKEFEVTGRVGNQTDGRVQLEVQGNLRDVNAFVTAVEERMHGYIRRVERTSAQGPAKYQDFRIQ; from the coding sequence ATGGCAGATGTTCATCACGAGACGGTTTACTTCACAGGTCATGTCCAAGGCGTGGGTTTTCGCTACACCACGCTGCAGGTGGCCAAGGAATTTGAAGTGACGGGACGCGTAGGCAATCAGACCGACGGACGCGTGCAACTCGAAGTTCAAGGGAACCTTCGCGATGTAAATGCGTTCGTAACGGCCGTGGAGGAGCGTATGCATGGCTACATCCGTCGCGTCGAACGCACCTCTGCCCAAGGCCCCGCAAAGTATCAGGACTTTCGCATCCAATGA
- a CDS encoding tyrosine-type recombinase/integrase, giving the protein MNQSLFTVGRFENRNGVISWRVDGYLHGVRIRKNFKSREEAIAEKATLEINALQIEAGMQSAPTFLSEVQLREAETVFNRLKDSPRPLSFYLDFALANYREPETQKRLSAAIPIYTEAKDHEFQQDQISAPQLERIKRDLKRLLKHFPSVTVAELTAERLIGFFNLGKPKLKTYNNRRGIVSTFLKFSFQRGWLSENPMTKVPSHRIRRKREAISTFSAAKAEKLMRHVESLEGGRFVPYFALCLFAGIRPCLRTGEILRLKPELVNLEAGIINITAEVSKVREPRKITIQPNLAAWLKAYPLDKFPIIPANLQHVRAKIAKAFELSHDIMRHTFISMFVAKFRSIGEAAIQAGNSEAIIRKHYLDMKSQTEAEAFNAIMPKKTAGEQESKALPVAA; this is encoded by the coding sequence ATGAATCAGTCGTTGTTCACTGTCGGACGATTTGAAAACCGTAACGGAGTGATTTCCTGGAGAGTGGACGGCTACCTCCACGGTGTTCGTATCCGTAAAAATTTTAAGTCGCGCGAAGAGGCCATCGCCGAGAAGGCCACCCTTGAGATCAATGCCCTTCAAATCGAGGCCGGCATGCAGTCTGCACCGACGTTTCTCTCGGAGGTGCAACTGCGCGAGGCCGAAACCGTTTTCAATCGGCTCAAGGACTCCCCTCGGCCCCTGTCCTTCTACCTCGATTTTGCCCTCGCGAACTACCGCGAACCCGAAACTCAGAAGCGTCTTTCCGCTGCCATCCCGATTTACACAGAGGCAAAAGACCATGAATTCCAGCAGGACCAGATTTCCGCGCCGCAGCTGGAGAGGATTAAGCGCGACCTGAAACGTCTTCTTAAACATTTCCCCAGCGTGACCGTCGCCGAATTAACAGCGGAACGGTTGATTGGTTTTTTCAATTTGGGAAAACCCAAGCTTAAAACCTACAACAACCGACGCGGTATCGTCTCCACCTTCCTCAAGTTTTCCTTTCAGCGGGGATGGCTCAGCGAGAATCCAATGACTAAGGTTCCCAGTCATCGGATTCGCCGGAAGCGGGAAGCCATCTCAACGTTCTCCGCTGCGAAAGCGGAGAAACTCATGCGGCATGTCGAAAGCTTGGAGGGTGGTCGGTTCGTCCCCTACTTCGCCTTGTGCCTGTTCGCCGGCATCCGCCCTTGCCTGCGCACGGGGGAAATTCTCCGCCTCAAGCCCGAGCTGGTTAATCTGGAGGCCGGTATCATCAACATCACCGCCGAGGTGTCCAAGGTGCGTGAGCCGCGCAAAATCACGATTCAGCCAAATCTCGCCGCCTGGCTCAAAGCCTACCCGTTGGACAAGTTCCCTATCATTCCGGCAAACCTCCAGCACGTCAGGGCGAAAATCGCCAAGGCGTTTGAGCTCTCGCACGACATCATGCGGCACACGTTCATTTCGATGTTCGTCGCCAAGTTCCGCTCCATCGGAGAGGCCGCGATTCAGGCGGGCAATTCCGAGGCCATCATTCGCAAGCATTACCTCGACATGAAGAGTCAGACCGAGGCCGAGGCGTTTAACGCGATCATGCCGAAAAAAACCGCCGGAGAGCAGGAGTCGAAAGCCCTGCCTGTCGCCGCTTGA
- a CDS encoding LacI family DNA-binding transcriptional regulator, whose product MPRSKDEVSLRVTLKDVAKQSGLGLGTVSRAMADKFGVAPATRARVLAAARELGYRPNAAARALAGQRLHLHQKDQILVAFLRHESGVSDAYFEQACANRGMRGLCVAPKKFAGPKAAARELYAWGVDALIVSPYKLAWTEADMKDFDWSLFSIVGMARDFRFGGFEIVRHHAFAYMHESLVKLRDAGFRRIQVILHRSISLYDDDERLGAALAFQSRNKSGGVRLRISSIDGDLDHESMSTAMDLLSSDWADVILFDHFAFIGRLRQRGGGDLLDRRPYAAVIAVDDSSDPYGTVSGCLLCDAQRFSRAVSACQNLIQTGRRGRFEHPAEHLIDPAWEVRQSLRRPA is encoded by the coding sequence ATGCCTCGCTCAAAAGACGAAGTGTCCTTGCGGGTGACATTGAAGGACGTCGCCAAACAGTCGGGGCTGGGACTTGGAACTGTCTCGCGGGCGATGGCCGATAAATTCGGTGTGGCGCCCGCTACCCGGGCCCGCGTGCTCGCGGCCGCACGTGAGCTCGGGTATCGGCCGAACGCCGCCGCCCGGGCGCTCGCTGGCCAGCGTCTCCACCTCCATCAAAAGGATCAGATCCTCGTCGCTTTCCTGCGCCACGAGTCCGGCGTGAGTGATGCCTATTTCGAGCAGGCCTGCGCAAACCGAGGTATGCGCGGTCTCTGTGTGGCCCCAAAAAAATTTGCCGGACCCAAGGCGGCGGCCCGTGAACTTTATGCCTGGGGGGTGGACGCCCTCATCGTTTCCCCGTATAAACTTGCCTGGACAGAGGCCGACATGAAGGACTTCGACTGGAGTCTATTTTCCATCGTCGGGATGGCGCGCGACTTCAGGTTCGGCGGCTTCGAGATCGTGCGCCACCACGCCTTCGCTTACATGCACGAGTCCCTGGTCAAGCTACGGGACGCCGGCTTCCGGCGCATCCAAGTGATCCTTCACCGCAGCATCAGCCTATACGACGACGACGAGCGTTTAGGTGCCGCGCTCGCCTTCCAGAGCCGAAACAAGAGTGGGGGCGTGCGGCTGCGCATCAGTTCCATCGACGGCGATCTGGATCACGAATCCATGAGCACCGCAATGGACCTGCTCAGCTCCGACTGGGCCGACGTAATTCTCTTCGACCATTTCGCTTTTATCGGTCGCCTTCGACAGCGCGGAGGAGGCGATCTGCTTGATCGTCGACCCTACGCAGCGGTCATCGCAGTCGACGATTCGTCGGACCCGTATGGGACCGTGTCCGGTTGCCTCCTCTGCGATGCCCAGCGTTTCTCTCGTGCAGTCAGTGCTTGTCAAAATCTCATCCAAACCGGCCGACGAGGCCGCTTCGAGCATCCCGCCGAGCATCTTATCGATCCCGCATGGGAAGTTCGCCAATCCCTACGCCGTCCTGCTTGA
- a CDS encoding SGNH/GDSL hydrolase family protein, translating to MKTVLENGQKIIFIGDSITDAGRQQEAPPLGRGYVRLFADLLTIREPDKTITVVNRGIGGNTTDDLRSRWDEDVLQQRPDWLCVKIGINDLNRHLTDPKYAFLDLAAYRDIYDQVLTLTRAHLPACHILLISPFYMSRDQTPHSYRAKILGQLPAYIEVVEELSRKHATRFLNLHAVFQSHLRHRHTDSFGTEPVHPHATGALLIAEEVYRALN from the coding sequence ATGAAAACGGTTTTGGAAAACGGTCAGAAAATCATCTTTATCGGCGACAGTATCACTGATGCCGGTCGCCAGCAGGAGGCTCCCCCGCTGGGCCGTGGTTATGTCCGTCTGTTCGCGGATTTGCTCACCATCCGGGAGCCCGATAAAACCATCACTGTCGTCAATCGCGGCATAGGCGGTAACACGACCGACGATCTCCGCAGCCGGTGGGACGAAGACGTCCTTCAGCAACGTCCCGACTGGCTGTGCGTCAAAATCGGCATAAACGACCTTAACCGCCACCTGACGGACCCCAAGTATGCCTTCCTCGACCTAGCGGCCTACCGCGACATCTATGACCAAGTGCTGACGTTGACCCGCGCACATCTCCCCGCGTGTCACATTCTACTGATCTCACCTTTTTACATGAGCCGCGACCAGACGCCGCATTCCTACCGCGCAAAAATTCTGGGGCAGTTGCCAGCCTACATCGAGGTCGTCGAGGAACTCAGTCGGAAACACGCGACACGTTTCCTCAATCTGCATGCAGTGTTCCAAAGCCATCTTCGGCATCGGCACACCGACTCCTTCGGCACCGAGCCAGTCCATCCCCATGCAACCGGCGCGCTCTTGATTGCCGAGGAAGTTTATCGCGCGCTCAACTGA